The Oculatellaceae cyanobacterium genome contains a region encoding:
- a CDS encoding BON domain-containing protein, whose protein sequence is MSKITILIISSLLLVSSVGCENPARNSAEAPSTVKESPQTPDVKSVEDSKKDAQSELRRKQLNADIKAREQRSNVTGGDTDRATGDLKSEVRSKLEANIPGSQLTINADKQGAVVISGTVSNAADKTKIDGLAKQIKGVKTVTSDQVVVTPATKN, encoded by the coding sequence ATGAGCAAAATTACTATATTGATAATTAGCAGTTTGCTATTAGTTAGTAGTGTTGGTTGTGAAAACCCCGCTAGAAATAGCGCCGAGGCTCCCAGCACAGTCAAAGAAAGCCCTCAAACTCCCGACGTTAAATCTGTTGAGGATAGCAAAAAAGATGCTCAAAGTGAGCTTCGTAGAAAACAACTAAATGCTGACATTAAAGCACGAGAGCAACGCAGCAACGTTACTGGTGGTGACACAGATCGAGCCACAGGCGATCTTAAAAGTGAAGTTCGTAGCAAGTTAGAGGCTAATATCCCCGGCTCTCAGCTAACAATAAACGCTGATAAACAAGGAGCAGTAGTTATATCGGGAACAGTTTCTAATGCGGCAGATAAAACCAAGATAGATGGTTTAGCAAAGCAGATAAAAGGGGTAAAAACTGTTACGTCTGATCAAGTAGTTGTTACACCAGCTACTAAAAACTAA
- the bioF gene encoding 8-amino-7-oxononanoate synthase: MLTDPYSWIDKSLETIHKADWYRSVQTIQGRPGARVELEGRSLINFASNDYLGLAGDDRLISSAIAATKEFGTGSTGSRLLSGHRELHRQLESAIASLKNTEDALVFSSGYLANLGAIASLVGKRDLILSDQYNHSSLKNGAILSGATVIEYAHCNLADFKTKLQQHRQQYRRCLIITDSVFSMDGDLCPLPTILDLAEQFNCMLLVDEAHATGVMGKNGAGVVEHFNCTQRPLIQIGTLSKALGSLGGYVAGAASLIDFLRNRAPSWIYTTALSPADTAAALTAINIVKQEPEKRSQLWRNINNLKQLLIQQLPNWELLPSESPILCLRLPTAADAVKVGQQLKTAGIFAPAIRPPTVNTSRIRLSVMATHNKGDFEQLVEAFKGIK; the protein is encoded by the coding sequence ATGCTAACAGATCCTTATAGTTGGATAGATAAATCTTTAGAGACAATTCACAAAGCTGACTGGTATCGTTCTGTACAAACGATTCAAGGCAGACCTGGTGCTAGAGTGGAACTTGAAGGGCGATCGCTAATTAATTTTGCTAGTAATGATTATTTAGGTTTAGCTGGTGACGATCGCTTAATTTCTTCTGCTATTGCTGCTACGAAAGAATTTGGTACAGGTAGCACAGGTTCGCGTTTATTAAGTGGGCATCGAGAACTACATCGCCAGTTAGAAAGTGCGATCGCATCACTAAAAAATACCGAAGATGCTTTAGTATTTAGTTCTGGATATTTGGCAAACTTAGGTGCGATCGCATCTTTAGTAGGCAAGCGTGATTTAATTCTCTCGGATCAATACAATCACTCTAGTCTCAAAAACGGTGCAATTTTAAGTGGTGCAACAGTTATTGAATACGCTCACTGTAATCTTGCAGATTTTAAAACTAAACTACAGCAACACAGGCAACAATATCGACGCTGTTTAATTATCACTGATAGCGTTTTCAGTATGGATGGTGACTTATGCCCATTACCAACCATATTAGATCTGGCAGAACAATTTAACTGTATGCTCCTAGTAGATGAAGCTCATGCTACTGGAGTTATGGGAAAAAATGGCGCTGGTGTTGTAGAACATTTTAACTGTACTCAACGCCCCTTAATTCAAATTGGTACTCTCAGCAAAGCTTTAGGAAGTTTGGGAGGATACGTTGCGGGTGCAGCTAGTTTAATCGACTTTCTCCGCAACCGCGCACCTAGTTGGATTTATACCACTGCTTTGTCGCCAGCAGATACCGCCGCAGCATTAACAGCAATTAATATAGTTAAGCAAGAACCAGAAAAGCGTTCCCAGTTGTGGCGTAATATTAACAACCTTAAACAGTTACTCATACAACAACTACCAAATTGGGAATTATTACCTTCAGAGTCTCCCATCCTTTGCTTACGTCTTCCTACCGCTGCTGATGCTGTAAAAGTAGGACAACAACTTAAAACAGCAGGCATTTTTGCCCCAGCTATTCGTCCTCCTACTGTCAATACCAGTAGAATTCGCCTATCAGTAATGGCGACTCACAACAAGGGCGATTTTGAGCAATTGGTAGAAGCTTTCAAGGGTATTAAGTAG
- a CDS encoding glycosyltransferase family 2 protein, with product MKIANVAAIIVTWNKLQDVCLLLDDLAKLSLNNIHLDIYVVDNASTDGTPAYIQQNYPQVKLLQTGTNLGGSGGFSHGLKTVSQLEYDYLWLLDNDVRLETLALSFLVETLQTYEEVGLVGSQIRKLDDPNTLQEVGIFINFTKAHIKNNFGNSPVTSNQELLKCQPYLVVDACAAASLLVRRIVVQKIGVFEDYFLHFDDIEWCLRAKANWVVAVNPSSIVWHPSPDSKSRPWISYYDERNVCYCWQKHQPNLVLKRVLVNLPRLMYNSLTGRYFLSQVAILGFEDFIKGIRGKMPGTLPYKEVSLTEVIDKPAKVIVQSVIYQDKCQGSILQKMEQNKQITFLFYPKNIVVRIYLWIIACFWKPVDVALVNCVKPDLYALNLAKNVYYFTGNGYVRSNVSVVSLIKKLFITIVRVFRIYWKIKTLPIQ from the coding sequence GTGAAAATTGCTAACGTCGCTGCTATTATTGTGACTTGGAATAAACTCCAAGATGTTTGTTTATTACTTGATGATTTGGCTAAGTTAAGTTTAAATAATATTCATTTGGATATTTACGTTGTAGATAACGCTTCTACAGATGGTACACCAGCTTATATACAGCAAAACTATCCCCAAGTAAAACTTTTACAAACGGGTACTAATTTAGGCGGTTCTGGTGGCTTTTCTCACGGTCTTAAAACTGTTAGTCAGCTTGAATATGATTATTTATGGTTACTTGATAATGATGTTCGTCTAGAAACATTAGCGTTAAGTTTTTTAGTAGAAACATTACAAACTTATGAGGAAGTTGGTTTAGTCGGTTCGCAAATACGTAAACTAGATGATCCTAATACTCTACAAGAAGTAGGCATTTTTATAAATTTTACTAAAGCACATATTAAAAATAACTTTGGAAATTCTCCCGTTACTTCAAATCAGGAATTGCTAAAATGTCAACCTTATCTAGTAGTAGATGCCTGTGCAGCAGCATCACTATTAGTCAGGCGGATAGTTGTGCAAAAAATAGGAGTATTTGAAGATTACTTTTTACACTTTGATGATATCGAGTGGTGTTTAAGAGCCAAAGCTAATTGGGTAGTGGCAGTTAATCCCTCCTCAATTGTTTGGCATCCTTCACCTGATTCTAAAAGTAGACCTTGGATTAGCTATTATGATGAGCGTAATGTTTGTTATTGTTGGCAAAAACATCAACCAAATTTAGTTTTAAAGAGAGTTTTGGTAAACTTACCAAGACTAATGTATAATTCTCTAACAGGAAGATATTTTTTATCCCAAGTTGCTATTTTAGGGTTTGAAGACTTTATTAAAGGGATTCGGGGAAAAATGCCAGGAACACTTCCTTACAAAGAAGTTTCCTTGACAGAAGTTATTGATAAACCAGCAAAAGTTATTGTACAATCTGTAATTTATCAAGATAAATGTCAAGGTTCCATTCTCCAAAAAATGGAACAAAATAAACAAATAACTTTTTTGTTTTACCCTAAAAACATTGTTGTCCGCATTTATCTATGGATAATTGCTTGTTTCTGGAAACCCGTTGATGTAGCATTAGTTAATTGTGTAAAACCAGATCTATACGCTCTTAATTTAGCCAAAAATGTCTACTATTTTACAGGGAATGGCTATGTTCGTAGTAATGTGAGTGTTGTATCTTTAATAAAAAAATTATTCATAACTATAGTTCGGGTTTTTAGGATATACTGGAAAATTAAAACTCTACCAATACAATAA
- a CDS encoding DICT sensory domain-containing protein, with the protein MQNHLIPNMNTSLYQLAIDTHPSLADISVSPVTLKSMVGAMIDLLIHQKLPATLWVKLPPGEVWQTEIDEYIKQVEVPKTIYSYSAAQSKIAQLKKDRDVPIFPIELTASSYLRGEYFLLVLADKFCGVIVAHRLRQLTTVQPGESSKKTQLQVICAFDNTTVKRVLDGIRQAMSTALIPSSTESVVEASETVMTDVATSTEDLLSNWDSLFKVPEACDPVLLNYLWAKQVQRQEEIGQNERDRHVDLSSPVLEKTTTDSTLLQPKNYPRDSLIFQDEFLNHVIQELKMPLTNMKTALKLLESSQLKPTQRQRYMHLLETECDRQNSLITGLMELSQLDRATEQISLQPLNLSDIVPSVVSTYQPLAQEKGIQLGYTVPDHLPPVLCLETWLRQVAINLLHNSIKYTPPGGIVSVLAKLQGDYLQLEFRDTGIGIAANDIPRIFDRFYRGRAVTGEDAIGAGLGLTIVQQLLLRCGGSISVNSKLGGGSNFKVLLPVYHPS; encoded by the coding sequence ATGCAAAATCACCTCATCCCCAATATGAATACCTCTCTTTACCAGTTAGCAATAGATACACACCCATCTTTAGCTGATATTTCAGTTAGCCCTGTAACTCTGAAATCTATGGTAGGGGCAATGATTGATCTGTTAATCCACCAAAAACTACCTGCAACCCTATGGGTAAAACTCCCACCTGGGGAAGTTTGGCAAACAGAAATAGATGAATACATAAAACAGGTAGAAGTCCCCAAAACTATTTATTCATATAGTGCTGCTCAAAGCAAAATAGCTCAACTGAAAAAGGATAGAGATGTACCAATATTTCCTATAGAACTTACAGCTAGTAGCTACCTGCGAGGAGAGTATTTCTTGTTAGTTTTAGCTGACAAGTTTTGTGGAGTGATTGTTGCCCATCGACTCCGCCAATTGACAACAGTGCAACCAGGCGAATCGTCTAAAAAAACTCAGTTGCAGGTAATATGTGCTTTTGATAACACCACTGTAAAGCGCGTATTGGATGGTATTAGACAGGCAATGTCTACAGCATTGATACCTTCTTCCACCGAGTCAGTTGTAGAAGCATCTGAAACTGTTATGACAGACGTGGCTACTTCTACTGAAGATTTATTAAGTAATTGGGATTCATTATTTAAAGTACCAGAAGCTTGTGATCCTGTGCTGCTTAATTATTTGTGGGCAAAACAAGTGCAGCGACAAGAAGAAATTGGGCAGAATGAACGCGATCGCCATGTTGATTTATCTTCCCCTGTTTTAGAGAAAACCACAACAGACAGTACATTACTACAGCCGAAGAACTACCCGCGAGACTCGTTAATATTTCAAGATGAGTTTCTTAATCATGTGATTCAGGAATTAAAGATGCCCCTGACGAACATGAAAACGGCTTTAAAATTATTGGAGTCATCGCAACTAAAACCGACACAACGCCAACGCTATATGCACCTGTTAGAGACAGAGTGCGATCGCCAAAATTCCTTGATCACTGGTTTAATGGAACTATCACAGCTAGACCGCGCCACAGAGCAAATATCCCTACAACCACTAAACTTAAGTGATATTGTGCCAAGTGTCGTCAGCACCTATCAGCCGCTTGCTCAAGAAAAAGGAATTCAACTTGGCTATACTGTACCCGATCATCTGCCACCTGTTTTATGTTTAGAAACATGGTTGCGGCAGGTAGCAATTAATTTGTTACACAATAGCATCAAATACACTCCCCCAGGTGGAATAGTTTCAGTGTTAGCAAAACTTCAGGGTGATTATCTCCAGTTAGAATTTAGAGATACTGGAATTGGAATTGCAGCTAATGATATTCCGAGAATTTTTGACCGATTTTATCGGGGACGTGCAGTAACTGGGGAAGATGCTATTGGCGCTGGCTTAGGCTTGACAATTGTGCAACAACTATTACTACGTTGTGGTGGTTCTATTTCTGTTAATAGCAAACTAGGCGGGGGTTCCAACTTTAAGGTGCTACTGCCTGTCTATCATCCAAGCTAG
- a CDS encoding glycosyltransferase family 2 protein — protein MLDLVSLVICTADRSKSLEKTLQSLEKITYKNFEVIIIDASSTKETIEMLGKLSSSFSFKMQWDTLDKKNISCSRNLGISLALGSIIAFLDDDAIPPPNWIEQLLATYLANGEKCAGVGGAVRDMTRTSYPLQFSRGISNVFSETIHIRDSKAFDYNNPQGFWYNSLMGANSSYRREALEKIKGYDEFFEYFLDETDVCLRLINAGYEIHYSDVVVEHYPQPSHNRKDQKHLTCWYALAKNTTYFALKHGYKKVFFPILIARLVLVLIFRCILRIIRLKFTHNLPNSILFKYIQEAIEGLRMGWQAGLGLHKAKSI, from the coding sequence TTGCTAGATTTAGTATCTTTGGTAATTTGTACTGCTGATAGAAGCAAGTCACTAGAAAAAACGCTGCAATCATTAGAAAAAATTACCTACAAAAATTTTGAGGTAATTATTATTGATGCCTCATCTACTAAGGAAACTATTGAAATGCTTGGCAAATTGTCAAGTAGCTTCAGTTTTAAAATGCAATGGGATACACTGGATAAAAAGAATATTAGCTGCTCTCGTAATCTTGGAATCAGTCTAGCTTTAGGTTCAATTATTGCTTTCCTAGATGATGATGCTATTCCGCCACCTAATTGGATAGAACAACTACTAGCAACTTACTTAGCTAATGGTGAAAAATGTGCTGGTGTAGGTGGTGCAGTTAGAGACATGACTCGTACTAGCTATCCATTACAATTTAGTCGTGGAATTAGTAATGTTTTTAGTGAAACTATCCATATTCGGGATTCAAAGGCTTTTGACTACAACAACCCCCAAGGCTTTTGGTACAACAGTTTAATGGGGGCTAACTCATCTTATCGTAGAGAAGCTCTGGAAAAGATTAAGGGTTATGATGAGTTTTTTGAATATTTTTTAGATGAAACAGATGTTTGTTTACGTTTAATCAATGCAGGATATGAAATACATTATTCGGATGTGGTTGTAGAGCACTACCCTCAGCCTAGCCATAACCGTAAAGATCAGAAACATTTGACTTGTTGGTATGCTCTGGCTAAAAATACAACTTACTTTGCTTTGAAACATGGCTACAAAAAAGTTTTTTTTCCGATTTTGATTGCTCGTTTAGTATTAGTACTAATTTTTAGGTGTATTTTAAGAATTATTAGGCTGAAATTTACTCATAATCTGCCTAACTCAATTTTGTTTAAGTATATACAGGAAGCTATCGAGGGTTTGAGGATGGGATGGCAAGCTGGGTTAGGTTTGCACAAAGCAAAATCTATTTGA
- a CDS encoding HAMP domain-containing sensor histidine kinase, producing MPKWLLPTVSEILARNQTSLVGQKFVMENGSQRVANRTAREQVKAEREWCAAIASLEKLLASVIDTSEYNYEPSVNGLVLAAPVPVLSNPQLISQFKTGIFTVDSFNHLALMPFKLPPASSSCCETINAALELPLLAADPLTMEQFCVVFTRQFSLVMVLGEDIEGNPAFQFSFDPEDILQVWRSLRARIILTNQHQIPHLDQLVQEFTPIAPDYRIVMEFTRQLLKHIPEEIATHSNFAGKVGYSAGVAPQEYRPEIKNKELENTIFHSQNTWSEQLTQNFNQNSPDVELLQALTHEIRTPLTTIRTLTKLLLKRRELAPEVIKRLEIIDHECTEQINRMELIFRGVELATSTPKQAPVHLTTISLTQLLQQSIPRWQQQAKRRNLTLEVDLPQKLPTVITNPAMLDQILTGLMENFTRNLPAGGHIQVEVTPAGNQLKLQLQSQLDLDENSKSTTDSRRKLIGQLLMFQPETGSLSLNMNVTKNLFQALGGKLIVRQRPQQGEVLTIFLPLNVSNTEAITC from the coding sequence GTGCCAAAATGGTTATTGCCAACGGTAAGTGAAATTCTAGCCCGAAATCAAACGAGTCTGGTTGGGCAAAAATTTGTGATGGAGAATGGGAGTCAGCGCGTGGCTAATCGTACTGCGCGGGAGCAAGTAAAAGCAGAGCGAGAATGGTGTGCTGCGATCGCATCTTTAGAAAAATTGCTCGCTTCAGTAATTGACACTTCTGAATATAACTATGAGCCGTCTGTAAACGGATTAGTTTTAGCTGCTCCCGTGCCAGTTTTGAGTAATCCCCAGTTAATTTCTCAGTTTAAAACAGGGATTTTTACCGTAGACTCATTTAATCATCTAGCTTTAATGCCCTTCAAGCTGCCACCTGCTTCCTCAAGCTGTTGTGAGACAATCAATGCTGCTTTGGAGTTGCCATTATTAGCGGCTGATCCATTAACAATGGAACAGTTTTGCGTAGTTTTTACTCGTCAATTTAGCTTGGTGATGGTTTTAGGGGAAGACATTGAGGGAAATCCAGCGTTTCAGTTTTCCTTCGATCCTGAAGATATTTTACAAGTGTGGCGATCGCTACGGGCGCGAATCATACTCACAAATCAACATCAAATACCTCATCTCGATCAGCTTGTGCAAGAGTTTACTCCCATAGCACCTGATTATCGAATTGTGATGGAATTTACTCGTCAACTGCTAAAACATATACCTGAAGAGATTGCGACTCATAGTAACTTTGCAGGTAAAGTGGGATACTCCGCAGGAGTCGCTCCGCAGGAGTATCGCCCAGAAATAAAAAACAAAGAATTAGAAAATACTATATTCCACTCACAAAATACTTGGAGTGAGCAATTAACTCAAAACTTTAATCAAAACAGTCCTGATGTAGAACTGCTGCAAGCACTTACCCACGAAATTCGTACACCGTTAACTACTATTCGTACTCTTACCAAACTACTATTAAAGCGGCGAGAGTTAGCACCAGAAGTAATCAAACGTCTGGAAATTATTGACCATGAGTGTACTGAACAAATTAACCGTATGGAGCTAATTTTTCGGGGAGTGGAATTAGCAACATCAACGCCCAAGCAAGCGCCAGTTCACTTAACAACTATTTCCCTAACTCAATTGTTACAGCAAAGCATTCCTCGTTGGCAGCAACAAGCAAAACGGCGTAACTTAACACTAGAAGTTGACTTACCCCAAAAGCTACCAACAGTAATTACTAATCCTGCCATGCTCGATCAAATACTTACTGGATTGATGGAGAATTTCACCCGCAATCTACCAGCAGGTGGTCATATTCAAGTAGAAGTAACCCCTGCTGGTAATCAGCTAAAATTACAACTCCAATCTCAATTAGATTTAGATGAAAACTCGAAATCAACAACAGATTCACGGCGAAAATTAATTGGTCAATTATTGATGTTCCAGCCAGAAACTGGTAGTTTGAGTTTGAATATGAACGTCACTAAAAATTTATTTCAAGCTCTAGGTGGTAAGCTAATTGTACGCCAGCGACCCCAACAGGGTGAAGTTTTGACTATTTTCTTACCCCTCAACGTTAGCAACACAGAAGCTATTACTTGTTAG
- a CDS encoding PAS domain-containing protein: MIPEQIFFNLSPDLFCLLGTDGYFKKVNPTFERVLGFTIEEILKEAFINLVHPDDRIATIHEVEKLQIGTTKTSFENRWRCQDGSYRWLSWTIYSALSEDVLYGIGRDTTEQKQNEETLHDTRTRLEAALNAGAIATWTFDLINNRVVADKNLKKLFSVSPEEAAGGSLESYVRAIHPDDCKQVNEEIQAAIKRRSDYEAEYRIVQRDGSVRWVIARGRVECDHIGNPVSLPGVVLDITERKEIEKALFESERRFRFLAEQGPSYLWLTDAEGKLIYINNRWLQWVGVTMEEASAFGWQSRIHPEDVAPLMAAWREAAQSGSELKKEHRVRGADGTARWVLTRALPEFDEQGHLTRWFGLTLDIQEQKEAEEALQESETKFRQLANSIPQLAWMANPDGWIFWYNQQWYEYTGTTPEQMEGWGWQSVHDPEILPKVIEQWTASISTGKPFEMEFPIKNAEAEFEWFLTRVNPFKDASGKILLWFGTNTNVTYQRRLVEQKQELLESERAARSELERASRLKDEFLLTLSHELRTPLNAILGWSQLLRTAKTDAARMAQGLDIIERNVRVQGQLIDDLLDMSRIISGKLRLNVQRVELATVIEAAFETVRWSADAKNIRLQKVLDHQAGIVSGDPSRLQQIIWNLVSNAIKFTPKGGRVQVVLERINSHVEISVIDTGQGIKPEFLPYVFERFRQADASTTRQHGGLGLGLSIVKHLTEMHGGSITVKSAGEGKGTTFIVALPLVVVHPQQDEISSYSAEAKSSIQEEQLTLEGIKVLVVDDEPDARELVKLVLESCNAQVITAASAQEALETLQYEEMHILVSDIGMPEEDGYQLIRKVRKLSPDRGGKIPAVALTAYARAEDRKRALLSGYQMHVTKPIEPSELIAVVSSLTSLMPKAQNSEL, from the coding sequence ATGATACCCGAGCAAATTTTCTTCAACCTTTCTCCCGATCTATTTTGCCTGCTGGGAACGGACGGCTATTTTAAAAAAGTTAATCCAACATTTGAAAGAGTGCTGGGATTTACTATTGAAGAGATACTTAAAGAAGCGTTTATCAATCTTGTTCATCCTGACGATCGCATAGCTACTATCCATGAAGTAGAGAAGCTTCAAATAGGCACTACAAAAACATCATTTGAGAATCGCTGGCGATGCCAAGACGGTTCTTATCGGTGGCTTTCTTGGACAATTTATTCGGCGTTGTCAGAAGATGTTCTATATGGAATCGGTCGCGACACCACCGAGCAAAAGCAGAATGAAGAAACTCTGCACGATACCCGCACTCGACTAGAAGCAGCTTTAAACGCGGGTGCGATCGCTACTTGGACATTTGATTTAATTAATAATCGTGTTGTTGCCGATAAAAATCTGAAAAAATTGTTTTCTGTGTCCCCAGAAGAAGCCGCAGGTGGTTCTCTGGAGAGCTATGTGCGTGCCATCCATCCTGACGACTGCAAGCAGGTTAACGAGGAAATTCAAGCAGCGATCAAACGTCGGAGTGATTACGAGGCAGAGTACCGAATTGTGCAGCGTGATGGTTCTGTACGCTGGGTGATTGCACGCGGACGGGTAGAGTGCGATCACATAGGCAACCCTGTCAGTCTTCCAGGTGTCGTACTTGACATTACAGAGCGCAAAGAAATCGAGAAAGCCCTTTTTGAGAGCGAACGCCGCTTTCGCTTTCTTGCAGAACAGGGGCCAAGTTACCTATGGCTGACCGATGCGGAAGGAAAACTGATATATATCAACAATCGCTGGCTGCAATGGGTTGGTGTCACTATGGAAGAGGCATCTGCTTTTGGCTGGCAGTCTCGAATCCACCCTGAAGATGTTGCGCCTCTGATGGCAGCTTGGAGGGAAGCGGCACAATCTGGCTCAGAACTGAAAAAAGAGCATCGGGTCAGAGGAGCAGATGGAACTGCTCGTTGGGTACTTACACGCGCCCTGCCTGAGTTTGACGAACAGGGTCATTTGACTCGATGGTTTGGTTTGACCTTGGATATACAAGAACAGAAGGAAGCAGAAGAGGCACTTCAAGAAAGCGAAACCAAGTTTCGGCAGCTTGCCAATTCCATCCCGCAACTTGCTTGGATGGCTAATCCCGACGGCTGGATATTTTGGTACAACCAACAGTGGTATGAGTATACAGGCACTACACCAGAGCAAATGGAGGGATGGGGGTGGCAGAGTGTCCATGACCCGGAGATACTCCCCAAGGTGATTGAGCAGTGGACGGCATCGATCTCGACAGGCAAGCCTTTTGAGATGGAATTCCCTATAAAAAATGCAGAAGCCGAGTTTGAGTGGTTTCTTACTAGAGTAAATCCATTCAAAGATGCCTCTGGCAAAATCTTGTTGTGGTTTGGTACAAACACTAATGTCACATACCAGAGGCGTTTAGTAGAACAAAAGCAGGAACTTCTGGAAAGCGAACGAGCAGCCAGAAGTGAGCTTGAGCGTGCCAGCCGCCTCAAAGATGAATTTTTGCTTACCCTTTCTCACGAACTTCGTACTCCCCTCAATGCCATTCTTGGTTGGTCGCAACTGCTTCGCACAGCCAAGACGGATGCAGCAAGGATGGCTCAAGGACTCGATATCATCGAGCGTAACGTCAGAGTCCAAGGGCAACTGATTGATGATCTCCTAGATATGAGCCGTATTATCTCTGGAAAGCTTAGGCTCAATGTACAGCGCGTTGAACTAGCAACAGTTATTGAAGCTGCCTTTGAGACTGTGCGTTGGTCAGCAGATGCTAAGAATATTCGTCTGCAAAAAGTTTTGGATCATCAAGCTGGTATTGTCTCAGGTGATCCCTCTCGGCTACAACAAATTATCTGGAATCTTGTTTCCAACGCGATTAAATTCACTCCAAAAGGTGGGAGAGTTCAAGTTGTTTTAGAGCGCATCAATTCCCATGTGGAAATTAGTGTAATTGATACGGGACAAGGTATTAAACCAGAGTTTCTGCCGTATGTGTTTGAGCGGTTCCGGCAGGCTGATGCCTCAACCACACGCCAGCACGGAGGCTTAGGCTTAGGACTTTCTATTGTGAAGCACCTTACCGAAATGCACGGTGGTTCTATCACAGTAAAAAGCGCAGGTGAGGGTAAAGGGACTACGTTTATTGTGGCGCTTCCTCTGGTTGTAGTTCACCCGCAACAAGATGAGATATCGAGTTATTCAGCAGAAGCTAAAAGCAGCATTCAAGAGGAACAACTCACACTTGAGGGAATTAAGGTGCTAGTAGTAGATGATGAGCCGGACGCTCGTGAGCTTGTTAAGTTAGTGCTTGAGAGTTGTAACGCCCAAGTAATTACAGCCGCATCTGCACAGGAGGCATTAGAAACACTTCAGTATGAGGAAATGCACATTCTTGTTAGTGACATTGGGATGCCAGAGGAAGATGGCTATCAGCTTATCCGTAAGGTAAGAAAGCTGAGTCCAGACAGGGGTGGAAAGATCCCAGCAGTAGCTCTTACCGCTTATGCCAGAGCAGAAGATCGTAAACGCGCTCTTTTATCCGGTTATCAGATGCACGTGACTAAGCCTATTGAACCAAGCGAGTTGATTGCTGTTGTCTCAAGCCTTACAAGCCTAATGCCGAAGGCGCAAAATAGCGAACTTTGA
- a CDS encoding general stress protein, translated as MALGYEKRAVGIFSNPQDAQDALTELRDAGFPMSKVSVIAKDADASKFVDSDVRDADGNKADDGAKTGAVTGGALGGLTGLLIGLGAIAIPGIGPVMLAGAAATAIATTLSGAAIGAAAGGIIGSLVGLGIPEERAIVYNERVNRGHYLVMVDGTEDEIRRAEAALNRRGVQEWGIYDIPNTTPTPIPATHTSSTSTTVEHEGIRSANDLVVIVDKRDEVR; from the coding sequence ATGGCTTTAGGTTATGAAAAACGTGCAGTTGGTATATTCTCTAACCCTCAAGATGCCCAAGATGCACTTACTGAACTCAGAGATGCTGGATTTCCAATGTCGAAAGTTTCGGTAATTGCTAAAGATGCAGACGCAAGTAAGTTTGTAGACAGCGATGTTAGGGATGCTGATGGTAATAAAGCAGATGACGGTGCTAAAACTGGTGCCGTGACTGGTGGCGCGTTAGGCGGATTAACTGGGTTATTAATAGGTTTAGGTGCGATCGCCATTCCAGGAATTGGCCCTGTGATGTTAGCTGGAGCAGCCGCAACAGCTATAGCAACAACTCTTTCTGGCGCTGCTATAGGTGCAGCAGCAGGTGGAATTATTGGTTCCTTAGTTGGTTTAGGAATTCCCGAAGAGCGGGCGATCGTTTATAACGAGCGAGTTAACCGAGGACATTATTTAGTGATGGTAGACGGTACAGAAGATGAGATCCGTCGCGCTGAAGCTGCTTTAAATCGCCGAGGTGTTCAAGAATGGGGAATCTATGACATACCAAATACTACCCCAACCCCAATTCCGGCAACTCACACCTCTAGTACCTCTACGACTGTTGAGCATGAAGGTATTAGGAGTGCAAATGATCTGGTAGTTATTGTAGACAAGCGAGATGAGGTTCGTTAG